The following is a genomic window from Aricia agestis chromosome 20, ilAriAges1.1, whole genome shotgun sequence.
tttattcaatcaGACATCATGATTTATAGTTTATcactaaaattattaacataAGGTTGTTTATTTGACTACGAAACAGTATTTTGTGAACTGTGAAGGTCGTATGTAATATCGGGGTCggtgtttatattatatagtaatttGATGATACCAGACTTCGAATACATcctttattaaccgacttcaaaaagaaAAGAGGTTATTAATTCGACCCGCGTGTGTgttatatttccagaactgcccagttatCGTTTattctatatcagcgtctgaaacTCTGAACAAATGTACCGAATgtgtgtttttatgtttgtgttcgcatatatacgtgggagagccatgcttcggcacgaatgggccggctcgaccggataaataccacgttctcacagaaaaccggcgtgaaacagcgcttgcgctgtgtttcgccgagtgagtgagtttaccggaggcccaatcccctaacccctaccctattcccttccctaccctcaactattcccttcccttccctcccctattaccctattccctcttaaaaggtcggcaacgcacttgcagctcttctgatgctgcgagtgtccatgggcgacggaagttgcttttcatcaggtgacccgtttgctcgtttgcccccttatttcataaaaaaaaaaaaaaaatttactaggCATTTCAACTTGGGTAATATCgcaagtttcataaaaaaacattagagtagtttttgagataggggattttatttttttatattttaagctatAACTTTTACGACTAACCAACGGTCCTGCAGCCTGCTACAACTTACAGAACCTAATCTGGACCTGAAAGCACACTAACGTGAAGTAGCGTAGTTTcataatgtgtgtgtgtgtgtgtgtgtgtgtgtatgtgtgtgtgtgttgggTGTGTGTGTACGCGCAGCTCGAGTATGTAAAAACCTATAAAGATGGAGAGTAGAATTATTAGAGTATTTAGTAGAGTAAAGACTCTTTACTATCTTGGTTTATAGGGTTCTGTGGTGACTACTAGGATGTCGTTAGGTATCTGTCTGTTCTTTTGCTTTGGTCTCGctgtgtagccgccaaaccgcgcacTCGGGCGGATGCATCTCAATCAATTTAGATAatactagattttttttaaacgggctgtggcccaccacacattcccaccacagtatctcctgtgtcgccaggatcgacagcggtatatccaaccacgaaaaccctttaatATGATCTTAGGGAGCCCGAGGGTCATGtcacatgctaaagctgtcttgggacccgcaacgaaattaatctgaagaaaataggaggagtaggaagaattaaATTACTAGATGTCGCCTGCAAcaacgttgcgccaaaaatcatatacatttttcggggataagcagtatcctatgtcctttcccaggactcaaagtattcaagcctttcagaaaaatcggttcagcggttcgggcgtgaggaggtaacagacagattgACACtatcgcattcataatattagtatggatattggaagGGGGTTTAAGTTTCGCAAACGAATTCAAGATGGCGCACGTGACCTAACACCTGACCTCACAACTGTTgctttaatcatcatcatcccgACACCCACTTCACTCAATGCTAAGAGCTTTTGAGTCGAGTTTTGATGGttgacaaacatacagacaagTGACACTCAAATAATAGAGCGTTACTAATATGACGAAAAAACTTAGGCGCGTGGGCTTCAAGTTTTAGAGTTTGATGAAGTACAATCTACTTAAAAGAACTtacgaaaataaattaattattcatagCCAGCAAATATGCTCCATTAATTTTGGTTAAAATGCTTTAAACTTTTCATgatctactagatgacgcccgcaattccgttgcgccaaaattagtttatcgcgcgggaaccgtacattcttccgggttaaaacgtatcctatgtcctttcccgggactcaaagtatctccatactccataccaaattacagcaaaatcggttcagcggtttgggcatgaagaggtaacagacagacagacagacacacggacagacagacagacacactttcgcatttattagtatggattttgacCTATTTGATGACCTATTGTAATGCAAGCACATATAAAATTAACGGAGGATAACAATAGTTTTTATCATAGTTCTCTTTGAATGACATTTCACattaagtaagtactattaTCTCATATAATTTAATCATAATTTCGTTCACGTAACTCTAAATATGTatggtatttaaattatttaagagGAAAGTTTTGCTCTTTCGTAAGCAAtcgttttatagtttttttaaattctcaattaaaggttaggttaggttagggggggggggcagggggaggcagccgccccccctggatcatgttgacatcCCTACTAAGTATCTTTATAAACactaaacacctagcttatacaaaatctgatttgccacagattttaatttaatgtgctTTTTGTGACTGCATAGTACATCCTCTTTACTAACTTCCGAAttctcacataatattattaggatggcttcgcggaccacttAGAATGCCTCCAGGGCAGGCAGTTCTTAAGAACCACTGCCACaattaatgattggtctcgcgcgcggtGCTACGAGATCAATCATTAATCTgagagacagactgacagacacacttttgcatttatgagTAAGATATACTTTGGTTTGAATTTACTTAAGCTGAAAGTAAGAAATTAGGTGACATAATCATAaatcgcgctatcaaagttttgAACTGAGAAAAATATAGAGTTTCCTCTGGGAGTTAACTTTAAGACTTAGCTAGATTGTGGTCTCTTCATGCtttattaaaaattgaaatacaGCTCTGTAGCTAAGAAACTAtccatccatatccatactaagcccggccgcacattgtccgaaatttctgatcagaaacagttgaacgtccgcgctgtctcttacattttgtactgagccgagtgagctcgaactcgccggaaggatatttcggatagtgtgcggggtggcgcgggcggtccggcgaaattcaactgtttctgatcagaattcggacaatgtgcggccgggctaaaagtgcgtctgtttgttacctcttcagtcttcacgtccaaaccgcagGACAggttttgctgtttggtatgggtCCTgtaaaaggacataatataggttgaagccaaacgagcgtaattttgtgagtcacagaatttctgccgcgtcttttcatacaaatcatgactcacaaaattacgctcgtgtgaatcaaacaggacttttgtatgaaactgaatgcagcagaatttctgccagccgaaattctgcgactcacaactcacaaattacgctcgtttggcttcacccattaggatactttttatctcgaaaaaaatgtacggttcccaggccacgagataaacgaattttcgtGGCATCATCTaggatattatataaatatggaAGATTGCTCCTTtatggttgggttgcaccagaggcgtggttgaagttaaagttatggtcaaagttatggttatatttaaggctaactttaactttaaccttaactttgaccacagaatttgacagatgacagctggtccgacaaggcttgaagtaaacgtgggcgggggcgctgctggtaaaggcgtactgtcaaaaatgacgtttttgtatgtcgacagcgttagttccttttttcgccacgtgcatctaaagccttgtcgagctctatggttatggttaaatatggcgtcttgatggagtccacttttaactttaaccaaagatttgacattttgcattgtaggtaaagttatagttaaagttacagttatagttaaagtaagttggtgcaacccaatctAAGAGATACATAAAGCAACTTGAATCATGAATGGCTAACAACATGACATTTGGCACGATCATAACTTCTTATGTATGTCATGAGGTGTATGACTTGTATGTATGAGTCAGTATGACATAACATAACAGACATACCCAAATACGAACATACGGACAATAgtgttattaaaatatcttaGATGGCCTTTCCACCTCCATCGCTATGTTATAATATATcatcattattaataataacagacggatagttattaataattgtcattattaataaaaatatgttataattgatatttattactaaataaTGGATTAAGTGAGCGTAAATAGTgatgattaaaatatgtagtgtAAACGTCTTGTATTTCTTCGTAGTTCagtctaatattatataaaaataagtcgggttttccttcctgacgctataactccagaacacacgaaccgatttccacggttttgcattcgttggaaaggtttcaggctccgtgaggtctatagaaaaaacttcaagagaaaagcaggaaaacagggaaaatcattctATAGTATCGTATTcatcaaaacaatgtttgccgggacagctagttgtaatattattttgtactagaGGACCCGACGGACATCGTCCAgcccatagacttatttatatattatattgtcgtAGTCCCGTCATATCTATGAAGTTTAAATTATCAAAAGCAGTGAGGTCTTTGGAATTAAGTGatttttctaataattattatcttctctCTCTTAGATATTTCTTTATATAATCTTGAATCGCCGATCACAAAATATAGAACATAGAAATGTCGACATCATATCATCGAACGCTCATGTCAACTGCATAATATAAATCTTTGATCTTATTTAAAGAAGCGAAAAATAAAagggccgtagccaaagtccctttcttAAGCTTTTGTCAAactgcatacattttgttaacgaattttgtcatcattgttaacgaaagatactttgtctaagggggcagtTTCAGTACCTATCGATAGCTATAGTTCGTTAGTTTAATTATTGAAACTGCAGTCAAAAAGTCTAATAACCGGGcattaaataaatttacaaaacattaaGATACTGACCCACCGCCGAGACAAAAACCTTTTAACGTTGTTTTGTAATTTCCGTTAGCAAAAGGCCATCGTTATCACTATCTTGTCGATCAGTGGATCATATCTTAACAACAACACATAGTTTAATCAGTTACCTGTATCCTACAtgtgttttaattaaataatgtattctgcaatttaaaatttttcaattagcactaatacaaataattttagaCATCAGTTGAAAATTATAAACTTACAGTCCATGCTAATACGAGTATTTTTTAACAAGACGTTCCGCGCGTCCGCATTCGTagcgcgaaccgtacattttccctgAAAAGGTAACCTATGTATTTACTCTTTCCCCGTGGTCTACTGTATATCTCTGCTAAATTACATAAGAATCGGTCAAGTACTTCGTAAGATTAGCTCGTTAAAAAACAAACCCTTTagctttattaatattaagttacatcTAAGACAAGattatcaataattttattcgaATGAAATTAAATTCAATAGTTGCAttccaattttaattaaattaaattcttcCCATCACACAAATTACAATGAACAGTAAATGATCATGATGTGATAAATGATGCTGACGATCAATGGGTTACCAGcggttttgtaatttgtattgacTTTGTATGAACATGAATGAAATAATCgtgaattaaaataattgaataatGATTAATCATTAATTTATTGCCTAATCACCTGTCTATACAAGTTTTATTCGATTTCTAAGAGATAAAGGACAATCCTGTGTCATTGAATTATGTTTTAACTTATTACAACTAGAAGGAAGAAAATTATTTGGCAGAccatttatgtatattattattatattgtttcaaATGAATTGCATAAACTACGTAAAGTGGAGTTAACATAAAAGGTATTTTCGTCACTCGAGTGTGTATCACAGTCTCTATCTGTCCACAGAGTGGAGGGCGCCGCGAGAGTATGGCGGGGGGcgccccgccgcccgcgccgcccccgccgcccccgccgccgccctTCCCCCCACATCCTCTGCGAGCCCTCGGTGACATGCAGCCAGTGCTCAGGTGAGAGATAAACTACAGATTACTAAAAAATCCTACGTAACTTAATAACtgtagaccaggggtcaccaaatggcggaccgcggtccgcatccggaccaccgacccattgtgtgcggaccaagcatgtacGAAGATGATCTtagttcatcttaggacttcaacatctctaggatttaatgtcaatatctatagcttgcaacAATATTTCATTCTACACTTCAGAGAGATTCATTCTTATCTcatctcattgatatctaaataaataagtttgtaatttccgtaattaactttgtttaataaaatttttttcaaaaatgtgtggaccgcgaaggtcatttcatgtcttaaaacggaccccgagcgaaactaatttggtgacccctgctatagaAGACCTTCCAAGTTATCTCGGTCATCGGTGCTTAATGCTTATGGATTTCTTCCGTTGGGGTGGTAGCGGAATGAATTGGTTTCTTAGAAGGCAAATAATATAAGAAACCAGTTCATAGTAGTTCATTTGCGATAGATTCTTTATCTAGGTCACCATTACAGCAGACGAAATAGTTTGGCTATTGTACTATCGACAGCAGCTGCTCGACCAAGCAATTAGATGGAATTTGTACCCTATTATGGGTACGTTTGTTGACTGTTGTAGGCCTTTAGTCCAGTCATTACGTCGGAAAAATCGGGTTAGAAATGCAAATGAACCAAGAAAGCCAAATTTTGGATACTACGTGGGGGATGGCTAGAAAAGCTTAAGTTCAAATTGTTGGGATTTCTCGGTTCATTTGCTTTTCCAAATGTATATAATGACTGGAGTACTTATATTTTGAGTCATTCTAGAAGAAAAGCAAAGTTTTATTGCTTGCTGGTCTGGGAATAAGTTTCCTTTTATAGTGATTCCAAGTTCCAGTTTCTTCTTCCCCAGATCCAACCCCCTGTACCAGGAGGAGGAGCAGGAGGTGGTGATCACGGTGGAGCTGTCTGAGGGCGAGGAGCCCCCGGTGAACCCCCTCGCCCCGCGCCGGGCGCCCTCCACTTCCTCGGGTAAGATGTACCGTCATGATAGCTCATTGGCTGTCCACCAATTTTTGTCTCATCACACGGTTTGGTGTAAGAAGTGTATCCAGTGGCGGCTCTAGGGGGTGGCGAACAAGGCAATCGCCCGGCGGGGCCTCGCActtgcagcggggctaaaatggtcgtttTGGAGAATCGTAATATGAATCATGACatgattcattttcttaaaatcgcaaaatgcaattctgcttgcaattcatgtctagtagttcgtactaatttgacatttgtcagtttgacagttttgacaattcatttgctgaattgattgagaggaattgctaaatgtggccATTTTAGCCACGCTGGGGCCTCGCAAGTTGTTTTTTTAGAAGACAAAAGTGCCTTGCAAAGACCTTCCGTCCGGGGCATCacaatgggtaaggccgccacgGAGTGTATCAAGTCCAAGTAATATACGAACTTACTCTTTCTCTGCCCAGCCTAGTGGTACCGACGATCCAAAGCGATCGGCAAGAATCAGGCTTGTGCCTGTTACCACCATCATGCCTATCCGATGCACATCTATCTATTGGAACATCAGCACAGGCACTGTCACCGAATTCGGTGTCAGGTGCGGAAGGCATTATCACAATATTAATCGGACAGATCTTAACTCAAACACTACagcttttaatttcaatttctaATTATTCACGTCAATGTGAAGTTTTGTTTCTAGTCTAGTTGTTTCAGTAGGATATAAGAATTCCAGATtcgaatctggaattcttcctgcCTCCTATGTGCTTTTGATTAATTTCGTTCCGGCTCCCAacacagctttagcatgtccctagggctccctgagatcaaaaggttttcgtggttcgataccgctgtcgatcctggcgacacaggagatacagtggtgggacaAAGCCCGATTAAAAAATAGTCTCCTTGTTTGGTGTACACCAGGATACGGCAGTGGCGGCGGCAGCCACGGGCGCGTGTCCCCCAGTTTACCAAAGAGCGAAGAACAGGGCAGCGACCCCGACAGCCCCTCCGCGACCATGACCAGAAGCCTGAAGGAGGACATCAGAGCGTGTTTAAAGAACTACCCCAGGTAGGCCAGCCCATAGCAGGCATAAAATGATGATAGATGACTCACTCACACTAGATGCCTCACTTACAAATTGATTTCCTGACGACGCGACGTTTAAACTCTCCATACtctttgaattgacatatttatGGCTGTAGCAACTTGAAAGTGTTGTTACAAGATTCTCAGGACTCAGGCTGCTAGATTGCATTCTATCTTTCATTTATCTGTGTTATATCTACAATGAGATAAGCttatacaatataaaatagGGGAAAAAGCATAATAATGAGAACCATACACTTAAGAAGCCATTACAGAAACCACGAAGAGTGTGTTTAAAACGCTACAAGTCTTCTTAGTTTAGTCTGTTATCATAATCCAATttctaattattatcatttaggCAGTACACCGACAAACCACCAGTGCGATGGACGAGCGACGTCGGCCAGGTCGTCGAAGCGGCAGTCCTTGGTGCCGGGGGCATTAGCGCAGCTCGGGCGAGGCTGCACGCAGCCCTGCTGGCGCTGCACGAAGCCAGGGTCCCCAACCGCGGCCCCTCGCTGCCCTACTGCGGCCCTGGGGTCAGGCCGGGTGATGTCACCATGATGCCGAAGACCACGGAGATGTCATTATTGGTGAGtagacacatacacacacagctaacattgaattgacataagccgaccacatgacataggtccgtcaataattgcctgggaatcaatttcctcgatggtacaaataggcggtcttagggtgaagccaaacgtaatttgtgagttgtgagtcgcgtaaatatcttttcatacaaatcatgactcacaaaattacgctcgctTAGCTTCGCCCTTACAGCTGTAGGGACCATCATGTATGTGTGAATATGCGAGTGCCAGCAGTTTTGTGTCTGGAAGGCGATGCATGTTAGAGACGACGGGCAGTCACTGCGTGAGGCCTTGAGTCCcattcttaagaggattccacaccgccgtttttccatacaaacgctgtcccctgtttcctccctggataatgccggtagagttatgatttttttcctgaatatctatggccactattagcatgtccgtatgttttcttttttttcataatttaattattaaaaaagataagaacgtccaaaaacccaaaaaaatggccagattttcctctgcgttcaaacacccagaaaacaaaactggctagaatatacaaaaaaaaattaaaaataggaacacagctcaagccttgctttaattcttaatgaaaaaattacttaaatcggttaagttttggagaaggaatcagcggacaacgaatcgaagattttctgttcttttattagaacttttgtcgtgttgtctctatcgcgctctgcggtgggagatttgagattggtgagacagcaatacattttcaaatacctattttcaatttctctcgcccctggtgtatcctcttaacataaAAGACCATAACTTTTCCTACAAGCCACAGGTTTTTTGCAGAAGATATAACTaggttaatattatgaatatattaaAAGATGATAATGAATATTACTTCACACTATGCCGGCATAAAAAGGAACgcaattttaattaatgacTTTAATCTAAAACATCGTAACTTAATGGAGTCGTTAATTTAATAGAATTTGTCGAAATAACTGTAAAGACTACGACTTTTAACCCAACACTCATTtactaaacaaaattaatgtttaagATAACATTTCATTTTAGATTAATTATGTACAAGTTATTTAGTAACACATTAACATAAAGTTGTTAAAAGACATGTAAAATGTAGTTAGTAAAAGTAGTTTGCATACATTATACTATGATGCATAACACTGTTCACACATTGTTAAAACTATATCCTCCTTAATAATTAAACGCATGATATTTACACAACGAATTCGATATAAAACGTTCTGTCCTTGTTTGATACGTTGAAATATcagttatacatattattaagtattattcatcctttttttatgaaataagggggcaaacgagcaaacgaatcacctaatggaaagcattAAGCAACCgtcgtcgcctatggacactcgcaacatcagaagagctgcaggtgcgttgccggccttttaagagggaattcgctctcttcttgaaggtttgcagattGTTTAGGTCCTGAAatgtgacagttcattccagagttttgtAGTgagcggcagaaagttacgcgaaatcCTTCATACagaaagataatattaatatgtaataacatAAAAGAAACACGTgtgcaaaattaaataaaaacaacgaAACACACTTTATTCTTGCTTATAAAATTCAGAAAAATATCATGTCAAAATTGgataaaaaaatgcattttcaaTGTGGTTCACTTCACATCCAAATACCCAATTTTGAAAGGCTTATCTAACATGCATCGCATCTAACGTGACATGACCCTTATACTTCTTATACATTGTGTTCATAGCTTACATATAGAGGTAATTCATAAACCACCTCACCGATTATCGTTTTCCACGCTCTATGTCGCGTGCGCATCTCGTTATGGTCCCTCAGACATACAAGTAGGTCACTGGTGTTACGTGAATACGCCACTGAATATACGGTTTGAAGGTTTACGTAAATtcgtactaatattttaattggtGTGTCTGTGTGTTCGTCTGCACTTTGGGTCTATAAAGGCACTTTATAGGCCCAAAGTGCAGACGACCAGAACCAgaactttgacgacctctgtggctcagtggtgagcgggttggtagctcaagccgggggtcgcggattcgaatctcgccgacggaacaaaaagttttcaatgttcccgggtctggatgtgtattaaatatgtgtatgatataaaagtattaaatatatttccgttgtctggtacctgtaacacaagccctttaggtacttagcacggggccagactgacgtggtgtgaagcgtccatagatattccATAGATATTAGAAAGCTGTGGACGTTAAaactttgaacgcgctaatctcaggcaTAACCgttccaattaaaaaaaatgtgttagtcgttagatagctcatttatcgaggaacaCCAACCACTGGAAAAATAGACTCACTGCGAAATGCTATTTGTAGCGGGTTGTGtagcgggcgaagctgcgcgcaACA
Proteins encoded in this region:
- the LOC121736920 gene encoding WASP homolog-associated protein with actin, membranes and microtubules-like; this translates as MAGGAPPPAPPPPPPPPPFPPHPLRALGDMQPVLRSNPLYQEEEQEVVITVELSEGEEPPVNPLAPRRAPSTSSGYGSGGGSHGRVSPSLPKSEEQGSDPDSPSATMTRSLKEDIRACLKNYPRQYTDKPPVRWTSDVGQVVEAAVLGAGGISAARARLHAALLALHEARVPNRGPSLPYCGPGVRPGDVTMMPKTTEMSLLATSALFTLDGVHSEALSKRLARSQQTRRRCRAVLAVLAVLLLLLAVGAVELLMSRGQRVYGVVIS